The Methylocella tundrae genome contains the following window.
ACCGGAAACAAAATGCAAACTGCAGTGAACCTTCGAGACTTGCGCCGCGGCGCCGGCGCGGCTTGCGTTCTGATGACGCTCATTCCTTTTTGCCCGGCTGTCGCCGCGACAGCCTATGTCTCCAACGAGAAGGGCAATTCGATCTCGATCATCGACACCGACAAGCTGGCTGTCGTCAACACGGTCAAGGTTGGGCGCCGCCCGCGCGGCATCGCGCTCAGCAAGGATAATTCGCAGCTGTTCATCTGCGCCGGCGACGATGACACCATCCAGATCCTCGACACGAAAACCTTGACGGTCGTCGGCGACTTTCAGTCCGGCGCGGATCCGGAGCTGCTCATTTTGAGCCCGGATGGAAAGCTGCTCTATACCTCGAATGAGAACGATAATCTCGTGACCGTGATCGACATCGCGAGCCGCAAGACCATTCTGCAGATTCCGGTTGGCGTCGAACCGGAAGGAATGGCCCTCAGCCCCGACGGAAAAGTGCTGGTCAATACGTCGGAAACGACGAATATGGCCCATCTCATCGACACGAGCACGCGCAAGATCTTCGCCAATGTTCTCGTCGATGCGCGGCCGCGCTCGGCGCAATTCACGCCAAACGGCAAGGAGCTTTGGGTCTCTTCGGAAGTCGGCGGCACGGTCAGCGTCATCGACGCCGCCAACCCCAAGGTGCTGCAGAAGATCTCGTTCGACATTCCAGGCCTTGCGAAAGAAGCGGTCCAGCCGGTCGGCATCAGATTCACGCCGGACGGCGCGAAAGCCTTCGTCGCGCTAGGCCCTGCGAACCGCGTCGCCGTGATCGACGTCGCCACTAAAAAAGTCGATAAATATCTACTCGTCGGCCAGCGCGTCTGGCAGTTGGCGTTTACGCCCGATTTCAAATACCTCTACACCACCAACGGCGTTTCCAATGACGTTTCGGTCATCGACGTCGCAAACCTCAAAGTGGTGAAATCGATCCCCGTCGGGCCTTTCCCGTGGGGCGTTGCGATCGCGCCATGACCGCCGACCCGCACGAGCCCCTTTCCGCCGAAAGAGATGCTTCCGTCGCGGCGCTGAACGTTGCCGGCGTCAGCCATTCCTACGGCAAGCGCAAAGCCCTGGATAATGTGTCGTTCGCGGTGCGGCCGGCGAGCTTCACCGTCCTGCTGGGGCTGAACGGCGCGGGCAAGAGCACGCTGTTTTCCTTGATCACGCGCCTGTTTGGCGTGCGCGCGGGCGCGATCTCGATTTTCGGCTGGGACGTCAGCCGCACGCCGGGAGAGGCGCTGCGCCGGCTCGGCGTCGTGTTTCAGGCGCGAACGCTGGATCTTGATCTTTCGGTAGAGCAGAATCTTCGTTATCACGCCGCGCTGCACGGCATGGGCGCCGCCGAGACCAAGGCGCGATCTGTCGAAGTGCTGACGAAAGTCGACATGCTCGATCGGGTCAACGACAAGGTCCGCGCGCTTTCCGGCGGCCAGATGCGCCGCGTCGAAATCGCCCGCGCCCTGTTGCATCGCCCGCGCATGTTGCTCCTTGACGAGCCGACGGTCGGGCTCGACGTCAAGGCGCGATCGGATATTCTGACGCATGTGCGCAGCCTCATCGCATCCGAAGGCATTGGCGTTTTGTGGGCGACGCACCTCATCGACGAGATCGAGAGCAGCGACGATGTTGTCGTGCTGCATCGCGGCAAGCTCCTCGACAAGGGCAAGGTCGCGGAGGTTTGCGCACGCGCCGGCGTCGCCAGCATGAGCGCCGCCTTCAACCGTCTCGCCGGCGTCGACGCCGCGGAATCTCATTGAAAGAAGGCGCAATCGACATGAGCGCTCAGGAATTTCCCGCCTTATCCGCCCCCGCGCAAGGCTTCAGCCTGACGCAATATGCGATTTGCCTGAAAGGCGTCGTCTGGCGCGAAGCGCTGCGTTTTTTGCATCAGCGCGAACGTTTCGTCTCGGCCCTGGTGCGCCCACTGGTGTGGCTGTTTATTTTCGCGGCGGGATTTCGCTCGGTGCTCGGGGTTTCGATCATCCCGCCCTACGACACCTATGTGCTTTACGACGTTTACATCACGCCGGGACTCATTGCGATGATCCAGCTTTTCAACGGCATGCAGTCCTCGCTCTCGATGGTCTATGATCGCGAGATGGGGAATATGCGCACGCTTCTGGTGAGCCCGTTGCCGCGCTGGTTTCTGTTGACCGCAAAGCTCGTCGCCGGCGCCTCGGTCTCGATCCTGCAGGTCTACGCATTCCTGCTGATCGCCTATTTTTGGGAGATCGAGCCGCCGACCCTTTGGGGCTATCTGACCGTGCTGCCGGCGCTCATCCTGTCAGGCTTGATGTTCGGCGCGCTCGGGATGCTGCTGTCGTCGCTGATCAAGCAATTGGAAAATTTCGCGGGGGTGATGAACTTCGTCATTTTCCCGATGTTTTTCGCGTCCACGGCGCTTTACCCGCTCTGGCGCGTGCAGGAAGGCGCCCCGATGCTGGCGCTGGTCTGTCAGCTCAACCCATTCACCCACGCCGTGGAACTGATCCGTTTCGCCTTCTATGGCCAGATCAATCCGGTATCGCTGGCCGTGGTGGCGGGCTGCACGATCGTTTTTCTCGGCGCCGCCATCATCGCTTATGATCCCTCGCGAGGCATGCTCATGCGGCGCGAGGGATAGCAGTTGTGATAGGGCTGGTTACTTGGAGCCGTCGGCCTTGAACTGGGAGATATAGGCGATGACGTTATCGCGATCCGATTCCTTCGGCAGGCCGGGGAAGATCATTTTTGTGCCGGCGATCATGGCTTTCGGATTGGTCAACCAGGTGTGCAGCTTTTCCGAATCCCAATCGAAGCCAGCGTTCTTGACGCCGTCGGAATAGCTGTATCCCGCTGCGGTGCCCGCCTTACGGCCGATGATGCCGTTCAGTTCCGGCCCCACGAAGTTCACGGCGCCGGGGCCGATCTTGTGGCAGACGCTGCACTTCTGCTTGAAGAGCGTCTCGCCCGCGGCTGCGTCTCCGTCGGCGGCCAGAGCTGCGGAGGCGGGGACGAGAAAAGCAAGGGTTGCGGCGATGCAGGCGTATCTGAGGTTCATTTTCTGGTTTCCTTCCCTTGAGCGATGCACTGTCGCTTGGGTCTCACGGGCGGCCTTCAGCGTTGGCCAGGGTCACGATCCTGAGATTATCGCTTACCCGGAAAACCATGTATCCTGACACCACGATAAAAGACAACCCGAAGCCAGATAGAAGCGAGCAGATCTTGACCGCCAAACGACAGAAGAATGCGAAAAACGCATCGTCTCCGAAGGGAAATTCAGGGCGCCGGCAGCGCGCCCGGCTCGGGGCGATATTTTGTCTCACCCTTACGCTCGCGTTTGCGGGCCGCTCGGAAGCCGCCGACAAGCTCCGCCTTGGCGTCCAGAAGACCGGGACATTCGCCTGGGAGCTCGCGGTCATCAAGGCGTCCAAGCTCGACGCCAAAGCGGACCTCGACCTCGTCGTGACCGAACTCGCCTCAACCGAGGCGGCGAAGATCGCGCTGATGGGCGGCGCAGTCGATATCATCCTGAGCGATTGGCTCTGGGTCGCGAGAGAGCGCGGCCTTGCCTCCAACTTTGTCTTCCAGCCCTATTCGACGGCCGTCGGGGCGCTGATGGTTCCAGCTGATTCGCCGATCCAGACGCTCGATGGATTAAAGGGCAAGACGATTGGCGTCGCGGGCGGCCCGATCGACAAAAGCTGGCTGCTGCTGCGCGCATACACGCAGCGCGACGGACTCGACCTCAAAGCGAGCGCGAATGTTGTTTTCGGCGCGCCAGCCTTGCTTTACGCAAAGACCGCGAACGGCGAACTCGACGCCAATCTCAATTTCTGGAATTATGTCGTGTCTCTCGAGGCCCGTGGTTTCCGCCGGTTGATCGGCATAGATGAGGTCGAAAGGCGGCTTGGCGCCAAGGGACCTCTGGCCATGGTCGGCTATGTCTTCGACGAGAGCCTGGCGAAGAGCCATGGCGCGGCGCTCGACCGGTTTTTCAAGATCGCGCATGAGGCCAAGGAGGAACTCGCCCGCTCCGATGCGGATTGGACGCGGATTGGCAAAGAGATCGGCGTAACGGATCCAAAGGAGCTGGCGCTTTATCGCAAGCGCTATGTCGAGGGCATTCCAACGCGCCCCGTCGAGGACGAGGCCGCGGACGCCGCCGCGCTCTACCATATCCTGCGTGATATTGGCGGGCCCGAGCTTGTTGGCGCCGCGAACGAACTCAATCCGGGCACGTTCTACAAGGGCGCCGAGAACCAAACTCCGGCGGAACACTGAGCCGTGTCAATTCGTCTGGCGTCGCTGCTGCTGCTGTTGCTGATGTGGGAGGTCGGATCGAGCGTCGCCGGCTCGCGTCTGCTTCCCTCGCCCCAAGCCGTTCTGACTGTGATTGGCGCCGAGGCGCGTTCCGGCGCTCTCTTCTTCAACCTTGGGGCGACGTTGGCGCGCGTGATCGCCGCTTTTGTTTTCGCCATGGCGATCGGCTCGGCGCTCGGCATGGCGATGGGCCGTAACAAGGCGGTCGATCGCTTCTGCGATCCTTGGCTCATCGTTCTTCTCAATCTTCCGGCGCTGGTTGTGATTGTTCTCGCCTACATCTGGATCGGGCTCAACGAGGTCGCGGCGATCGGCGCGGTGGCGCTGAACAAGCTGCCGAACACGGCGGCGACGGTGCGCGAGGGGGCAAGGGCGCTCGACCGCAGCCTCGATGAGATGGCGGAAGTCTTCGTCATGCCGCTCGGCGTGCGCTTCCGGCACGTCATTCTGCCGCAGCTTGCGCCTTATCTCGCGGCGGCGACGCGGTCCGGCCTGTCGCTGGTCTGGAAGATCGTGCTCGTCGTCGAATTGCTCGGCCGTTCGAATGGCGTCGGCTTCGAGATCGGCACCGCCTTTCAACTTTTCGACGTCACGCGTCTTCTCGCCTATGCGCTTCCCTTTGTCGCCCTGATGCTGGCGATCGAGACTTTCATCGTGCAGCCGATCGAACGCCATGTCTCCCGTTGGCGGCCGAAACATGCTTGAGGTCATCATCGCCCGAAAGGCGCTCAGGATCGCCGCCGGCGATAGCCGCGTTGTCCTGCGCGACGTCGCCTTTAATCTGAAGGACGGAGAGGTCGGCGCCCTGCTCGGCCCCTCAGGCTGCGGCAAGACCACCTTGTTGCGCATCATCGCCGGGCTCGAT
Protein-coding sequences here:
- a CDS encoding YVTN family beta-propeller repeat protein, which encodes MTLIPFCPAVAATAYVSNEKGNSISIIDTDKLAVVNTVKVGRRPRGIALSKDNSQLFICAGDDDTIQILDTKTLTVVGDFQSGADPELLILSPDGKLLYTSNENDNLVTVIDIASRKTILQIPVGVEPEGMALSPDGKVLVNTSETTNMAHLIDTSTRKIFANVLVDARPRSAQFTPNGKELWVSSEVGGTVSVIDAANPKVLQKISFDIPGLAKEAVQPVGIRFTPDGAKAFVALGPANRVAVIDVATKKVDKYLLVGQRVWQLAFTPDFKYLYTTNGVSNDVSVIDVANLKVVKSIPVGPFPWGVAIAP
- a CDS encoding ABC transporter ATP-binding protein codes for the protein MTADPHEPLSAERDASVAALNVAGVSHSYGKRKALDNVSFAVRPASFTVLLGLNGAGKSTLFSLITRLFGVRAGAISIFGWDVSRTPGEALRRLGVVFQARTLDLDLSVEQNLRYHAALHGMGAAETKARSVEVLTKVDMLDRVNDKVRALSGGQMRRVEIARALLHRPRMLLLDEPTVGLDVKARSDILTHVRSLIASEGIGVLWATHLIDEIESSDDVVVLHRGKLLDKGKVAEVCARAGVASMSAAFNRLAGVDAAESH
- a CDS encoding ABC transporter permease, whose protein sequence is MSAQEFPALSAPAQGFSLTQYAICLKGVVWREALRFLHQRERFVSALVRPLVWLFIFAAGFRSVLGVSIIPPYDTYVLYDVYITPGLIAMIQLFNGMQSSLSMVYDREMGNMRTLLVSPLPRWFLLTAKLVAGASVSILQVYAFLLIAYFWEIEPPTLWGYLTVLPALILSGLMFGALGMLLSSLIKQLENFAGVMNFVIFPMFFASTALYPLWRVQEGAPMLALVCQLNPFTHAVELIRFAFYGQINPVSLAVVAGCTIVFLGAAIIAYDPSRGMLMRREG
- a CDS encoding c-type cytochrome, with product MNLRYACIAATLAFLVPASAALAADGDAAAGETLFKQKCSVCHKIGPGAVNFVGPELNGIIGRKAGTAAGYSYSDGVKNAGFDWDSEKLHTWLTNPKAMIAGTKMIFPGLPKESDRDNVIAYISQFKADGSK
- a CDS encoding ABC transporter substrate-binding protein, with the protein product MTAKRQKNAKNASSPKGNSGRRQRARLGAIFCLTLTLAFAGRSEAADKLRLGVQKTGTFAWELAVIKASKLDAKADLDLVVTELASTEAAKIALMGGAVDIILSDWLWVARERGLASNFVFQPYSTAVGALMVPADSPIQTLDGLKGKTIGVAGGPIDKSWLLLRAYTQRDGLDLKASANVVFGAPALLYAKTANGELDANLNFWNYVVSLEARGFRRLIGIDEVERRLGAKGPLAMVGYVFDESLAKSHGAALDRFFKIAHEAKEELARSDADWTRIGKEIGVTDPKELALYRKRYVEGIPTRPVEDEAADAAALYHILRDIGGPELVGAANELNPGTFYKGAENQTPAEH
- a CDS encoding ABC transporter permease, whose translation is MWEVGSSVAGSRLLPSPQAVLTVIGAEARSGALFFNLGATLARVIAAFVFAMAIGSALGMAMGRNKAVDRFCDPWLIVLLNLPALVVIVLAYIWIGLNEVAAIGAVALNKLPNTAATVREGARALDRSLDEMAEVFVMPLGVRFRHVILPQLAPYLAAATRSGLSLVWKIVLVVELLGRSNGVGFEIGTAFQLFDVTRLLAYALPFVALMLAIETFIVQPIERHVSRWRPKHA